DNA from Halobaculum sp. XH14:
TAACGAGCACGGGCCTTTGCATAGACATGGTTGGCCAAATTGAATTTCTCAACGGGAACGAACCCTACATAATAGCGGAGGTCGGCGGAAACCACGGCGGCAGCGTAGACAAGGCGAAAGACTATGCAACTGCCGCTGCGGAGGCCGGTGTCGATTCGGTCAAGTTTCAGCTCTATCAGGCAGAGAACTTGATAACGAAGGATGAACCTCCGCTTCCACTTGCCGGTGACGAGTACGAGTCGCAGTACGAACGGTTCAAAGAACTGGAGTTGACGCGGTCGGAATGGCGGGACGTTATCGATCACTGTTACTCCCTCGGGGTCGATTTTTCCGCTAGCGTCTTCGATGCCGAAATGCTCGAATTTGCGATAGACGATATGCCGTTTATTAAAATCGCATCGGGTGACCTCACAAATCTTCCGCTCCTACGAAAGGTACAAGAAACTGGGAAGCCGATCGTGCTCTCTACCGGATTTTCGACCTTCGAAGAGATTCGGCGAACGATGACCCTCCTTTCCGACGCCAGCGTCGTCCTCCTCCACTGTATGGGGTCGTACCCGACATCCGATGAGGACGCGAACCTCATGATGGTTGAAGCCCTCCAGAATGAGTTCGACACACCGACCGGATATTCCGATCATACGGTGGGGATACTTGCCCCGATCGCTGCCGTAGCTAGGGGGGCGCAAGTCGTTGAGAAACATTTCACACTGGATAAATCCAAGAAGGTAGGTGACCACCGCCTATCGGCAACACCTGAACAGATGGAGGAACTGGTGGACGAAAGTCGGCGCGTTGCCAGGATGAGCGGTCGGGCACGCGATAATGAGGTATATCTCCCGGAAAAGGAGATACGTAACGATATGCGTCGGAGCCTGGCGACGAAAAAATCAATTAAAGAAGGAAAAACGATCACTGAGGAGGACTTGACAGCGTTGCGCCCTTCCGACGGCGTCTCACCGATGCGTCTGGATGAGGTCATCGGTACTTCCGCGACGAGGAACATCAACGCCAATCAGATCCTCCAAGAGTCCGATTTCGGGGGCTAACTCGGTTAGAACGGACGGAACACAGTTCCAGAACAAAAGCACGATATAAATACTCAATGACAGGTACAAAGGTCAGCGTCATCATCACTGCACACAACTATGCAGAATATCTGGAAGAGTCGATAGATAGCGTCATAAACCAAACATACGACGAATTCGAATTAGTAGTCGTTGATGACGGTTCTACGGACGAGACACCACAGATACTCCGAGAATACACTTTTGAATACCCCGAGAAGATCAAGGTAGTTACATTAGGTGGGGAGGGCCTCCCGACTGCCTGTAATCGAGGTATCGAGGCTGCGGATGGAGACTACATTATCCGGCTCGACGCAGACGATTACTTCGACGAAAACGTACTGACTGTTGAGGCATCGTACCTCGATGCCAACCCCGACGTCGATCTGGTCTACCCTGATTACTACACGGTCGACGAAACCGGCGATCTCATCGATCACGTAAGACTTCCTAAAGTTGGTGACGAAGTGAAACTGCTCGACAGATCACCGCTGGCAGCAGGTGCGATGTATCGCCGCGAATCCTGGGAGAAACTCGGAGGATACAATGAATCACTCAGTTATCAAGAGGATTACGATTTTTGGATTAAATTCGTAACAGAGTTTGAAGTCCGTAACGTCAACTTGCCACTCATGTACTATCGCCAACACGGCGAGAGTATGTCGACAAATTTCGCCGAACGGATGAACGCTCGTCGGAACGTCAAGCGTGATTTCGTCGAGGAAAACGTCGACTATGGTGACATCGAAGTGTTAGCGATGATTCCAGCAAGAAGGGAGAAACGAGTCGATTTACCTGACGGAGGGACAGATTCGCTCGCCCTGAAAGAATTGGCTGGACGGCGATTGATCGAGTATACCATAAAGGAAGCACAGAGTTCGAACCACATAGATCGCTTGATCGTCTCCACCGAGGACGAGGAGATAGCAAGCGTAGCGAAAGCAATAGGTTCAGAGGTTCCATTCCTTCGTGACTCTGAGCTAAGCTCACCAACTACACAGCTCTCAGAAGTCACCGCTTCACTTCTCGAGAGACTACGACGTGAGGAAGGATATGATCCCGACGTTATTGTCGTTCTTCCGTACGTTTCTCCACTTCGGTCCACAGACCACATCGACGAAGCAGTTGACACTAAGGTTATGTTTTCAGTGGATTCAGTTATCAGTGTTTACGAGAATAACGAGTTCCTCTGGCGACCCGGAAAGTACGGATTGGAGCCTCTGTTCGAGGAACGCCTCCTCCGGCGGGAGCGGGAGACAACTTACCATGAAAACGGTGCCATCTACGTTACGACACCGAACGTTGTCCTCAACCAAGACGACCTGATCGGCCGACACGTGGGACACGTCCTCATGCAAGAAAGCGTCTCGGTTCACATCGACTCCGTGTTCGATTATCGTACATGTGAGAATATTATAATGTCCGGCGAGATGACCACGTTCTCGAATACCGAACTCGACGGATCCGGTGAGGACTCCTAATCCATATTGTGCTCACCTAACTCAGTATTATCTACGTATGTAACTGCATCCGTGATGTCCAAGAGACCGTCGTAGTCGACGTTGGCATACACTTCTTCGAACAGTTGGAAGTCATCGGGAGTATCAAGAGTGAAACGGAGATCAGTCCTATTTTGCATATATCTCTCGTCAAACACCTGATCGGAGGACACGTTCGATGTTGTGAACGAATCGGAGGACCGGTAGTATGGCGTGACGTGCTCCCGCTCGTGTGGAGTTTTAGCTTCCTTGTTGACACGTTTGAAACTCTCGTACGTGAACACCTCCACGTCCAGACCCGCAGGAAACGTTCGTTCGATCTTGTTCGAAACATAGTCCACTTGGTCCTCGCGTGCCAATTGGATGGCGACATCGAGCACTTCGGGCGATAGTAGTGGGTTATCCGCCGTTATCCGCACGATCAGATCCGCTTCGTTCACCGTCGCTGACTCGAAAACACGGCCAAGAACGTCCGTTTCCTCTCCCCGATACACTTTCACCTCTTCTCTACGTGCGTGGCGTGCCACGATGTCGTCACGACTATTGTTTGACGTCGCGACGACGACATCGTCGACATCGCTTGCACTGGTCCGCCGAATCACGTGCTGAATGATCGGAAGACAATTCAGCGAGATCATGACCTTTCCGGGGAGTCGTGAGGAGCCCATTCGGGCCTGTATAACGGCAACGACGTTCATTGTGGGTAACGAAAACTCACACCACCTACGTCTTATAACCGTCCTCTCGCGCTTCCCCGAGATCGTTGATAGACTTAACGAAGTCTCCAGGAGATTTGCTCGCAAAGAAGTAATCGGTCTCAAAGGAGTTGACATTCGTCTCCTGCCTGGTAGCGTAGTCTGCTGGGTCCGAGATCAGTTTTGCACAGCCAAGTTCCAGAAGTGGACCCAGATATTCGTGCCCCG
Protein-coding regions in this window:
- a CDS encoding N-acetylneuraminate synthase family protein, with protein sequence MVGQIEFLNGNEPYIIAEVGGNHGGSVDKAKDYATAAAEAGVDSVKFQLYQAENLITKDEPPLPLAGDEYESQYERFKELELTRSEWRDVIDHCYSLGVDFSASVFDAEMLEFAIDDMPFIKIASGDLTNLPLLRKVQETGKPIVLSTGFSTFEEIRRTMTLLSDASVVLLHCMGSYPTSDEDANLMMVEALQNEFDTPTGYSDHTVGILAPIAAVARGAQVVEKHFTLDKSKKVGDHRLSATPEQMEELVDESRRVARMSGRARDNEVYLPEKEIRNDMRRSLATKKSIKEGKTITEEDLTALRPSDGVSPMRLDEVIGTSATRNINANQILQESDFGG
- a CDS encoding glycosyltransferase produces the protein MTGTKVSVIITAHNYAEYLEESIDSVINQTYDEFELVVVDDGSTDETPQILREYTFEYPEKIKVVTLGGEGLPTACNRGIEAADGDYIIRLDADDYFDENVLTVEASYLDANPDVDLVYPDYYTVDETGDLIDHVRLPKVGDEVKLLDRSPLAAGAMYRRESWEKLGGYNESLSYQEDYDFWIKFVTEFEVRNVNLPLMYYRQHGESMSTNFAERMNARRNVKRDFVEENVDYGDIEVLAMIPARREKRVDLPDGGTDSLALKELAGRRLIEYTIKEAQSSNHIDRLIVSTEDEEIASVAKAIGSEVPFLRDSELSSPTTQLSEVTASLLERLRREEGYDPDVIVVLPYVSPLRSTDHIDEAVDTKVMFSVDSVISVYENNEFLWRPGKYGLEPLFEERLLRRERETTYHENGAIYVTTPNVVLNQDDLIGRHVGHVLMQESVSVHIDSVFDYRTCENIIMSGEMTTFSNTELDGSGEDS
- a CDS encoding glycosyltransferase family protein, with product MNVVAVIQARMGSSRLPGKVMISLNCLPIIQHVIRRTSASDVDDVVVATSNNSRDDIVARHARREEVKVYRGEETDVLGRVFESATVNEADLIVRITADNPLLSPEVLDVAIQLAREDQVDYVSNKIERTFPAGLDVEVFTYESFKRVNKEAKTPHEREHVTPYYRSSDSFTTSNVSSDQVFDERYMQNRTDLRFTLDTPDDFQLFEEVYANVDYDGLLDITDAVTYVDNTELGEHNMD